Genomic window (Nisaea sp.):
GCTTTCCCGCATGCTGAGCGTCGGCAAACGCCGCGCCGCAAAAGGGGAATGCCTGCTCACCCGTCAGGATGTGATTGAATATGGAGAAGGGCAGCTCTTTCTCTTGCTGCCGCCAGAGCGCCTTCCGGATGATTACGCGGCGGAACTCAGGTTTTGGGTGGAGGCTTTTCCCGCCGCCTGCCACCTCGCCGCCTGCATGCTCTATCACGGAAATGACGCCCGGAGATTACAGGCACTCATAACGCTAGCTGCGGAGGCCGGTCTGCCACTGGCCGCAACCAATGACGTGCATTATCACCTGCCGGAACGCCGTCCGTTGCAGGATGTGCTGACCTGCATTCGCGAGCATTGCCGGATCGACGACGCGGGCTGGCGGCTCGATGCCAATGCGGAGCGATACCTGAAACCGCCGGGAGAGATGGCCCGGCTGTTCCGGGACTGGCCGGAAGCCATCGCCGAAACAATCCGTATTGCCGACCGGTGCCAGTTCTCACTGGACGAGCTGGCCTATGAATATCCTGACGAGATTGCGCCGAACGGCCGGCCGGTGCAGGAGGAACTTGAGGCGCGGACCTTTGCCGGTGCTGCGGAAAGGTATCCCGATGGCATCCCGCAACCGGTGCGGACCCAGCTTCGGCACGAGCTGGATTTGATCGCCCGGCTCGACTATGCGCCCTACTTTCTAACCGTTTATGACATGGTCCGCTTCGCCCGCAGTGAGCATATCCTCTGCCAGGGACGCGGCTCTGCCGCGAATTCGGCAGTCTGCTATTGCCTCGGCATCACCTCCGTCGATCCGTCGCGTACCGATCTGCTGTTTGAAAGATTTGTCAGCGAGGCACGCGGCGAGCCACCCGATATCGACGTTGATTTCGAGCATGAGCGGCGTGAGGAGGTCATCCAGTACATCTATCGAAAGTACGGACGGGAGCGGGCCGGGCTGGCGGCCACTGTGATCAGCTATCGTTCCCGCAGCGCCTTGCGGGATGTAGGCAAGGCGATGGGCCTGTCGGAGGATGTTGTCGGCCTGTTGTCATCCCAGGTCTGGGGACGGCATGGGGATGCTGTCGAGGACGAGCGTATCCGCGAGGTCGGTCTCGACCCGGCGGACAGGCGGCTCACCATGGCGATGAACCTTACCCGGCAATTGATTGGCTTCCCCCGGCACCTTTCCCAGCATGTCGGCGGCTTTGTCATCACCCGTGGGCGCCTGGACGAACTGGTGCCGATCGAGAATGCGGCGATGCAGGACCGCACCGTGATCGAATGGGACAAGGATGATCTCGACGCGCTGGGAATGCTTAAGATCGATGTTCTCGCCCTCGGCATGCTGAGCTGCGTGCGCAAGGCGTTCGCCCTGCTGGAGCGCCATTACGGGCTCGACTACGATCTTGCGTCCGTACCTGCGGAGGATCCAAAGGTCTATGACATGCTCAGTCGCGGGGACAGTCTCGGCGTCTTCCAGGTGGAGAGCCGGGCCCAGATGGCGATGTTGCCACGTCTGCGTCCGCGCAATTTCTATGACCTCGTCATCGAGGTGGCGATTGTCCGGCCGGGGCCGATCCAGGGCGACATGGTGCACCCGTATCTTCGCCGCCGCGACGGGATCGAGCCGGTCGAGTATCCGTCGGAGGAGTTGCGCGGCGTGCTCGGCAAGACACTCGGTGTCCCGCTCTTTCAGGAGCAGGCGATGAAGATCGCCATTGTCGCGGCCGGGTTCACGCCCTCGGAGGCCGATCAGTTACGCCGCGCCATGGCGACCTTCAAGAAGACAGGCCAGATCGGTCAGTTCCGCAACAAGATGATCGAAGGCATGGTGGAGCGGAAGTATGAGCGCGATTTTGCCGAGCGTTGCTTCCGGCAGATCGAGGGATTCGGAAATTACGGTTTTCCGGAAAGCCACGCGGCCAGTTTCGCCCTGCTTGTCTATGTCTCCAGCTGGTTCAAATGCCGGTATCCGGCTGTCTTTGCGGCGGCGCTGCTGAATTCGCAGCCGATGGGCTTTTATGCCCCGGCACAGATCGTCCGGGATGCCCGCGAGCATGGCGTCACCGTGCTGCCGCCGGACGTCAATCACAGCGCCTGGAACTGCGATCTTGAGCCAGACGGATCTGGCCGCTTCGCGCTCCGCCTGGGGCTTCGGCAGATCAAGGGCATACGCGAGGGGGATGCTGAGATGATCGCCGCCTGCCGGGGCCAGGGGTACCGTGATCCGGGTGAGCTCTGGCGCCGGGCTGGGATTACGCCGGCGGTGCTGGAAATGCTGGCGCGGGGCGATGCCTTCGCTTCCATGGGGCTGGCCAGGCGCGAGGTGTTCTGGGCAGTCCGTGGTCTTGCCCGTGCCGTGACCGGCCCGGTCCGGTCGGATCGGGATCCTGGCGGACTGCCGCTCTTCCTTGCTGCCGAAGTCCGGGAGCAGGCGCATATCACGCTGCAGGAAGCTGCCGTCCACCTCCCGGCAGCGCCGCTGGGGGAGCAGGTAGTGGAGGATTATGCCGCGCTT
Coding sequences:
- a CDS encoding error-prone DNA polymerase, giving the protein MSGYAELHVSSNFSFLRGASHPEELVETAARLGHAAIAIADRNSLAGVVRAHIAARAHGIKLIVGACLDLEDGTRLICLPTDRPAYARLSRMLSVGKRRAAKGECLLTRQDVIEYGEGQLFLLLPPERLPDDYAAELRFWVEAFPAACHLAACMLYHGNDARRLQALITLAAEAGLPLAATNDVHYHLPERRPLQDVLTCIREHCRIDDAGWRLDANAERYLKPPGEMARLFRDWPEAIAETIRIADRCQFSLDELAYEYPDEIAPNGRPVQEELEARTFAGAAERYPDGIPQPVRTQLRHELDLIARLDYAPYFLTVYDMVRFARSEHILCQGRGSAANSAVCYCLGITSVDPSRTDLLFERFVSEARGEPPDIDVDFEHERREEVIQYIYRKYGRERAGLAATVISYRSRSALRDVGKAMGLSEDVVGLLSSQVWGRHGDAVEDERIREVGLDPADRRLTMAMNLTRQLIGFPRHLSQHVGGFVITRGRLDELVPIENAAMQDRTVIEWDKDDLDALGMLKIDVLALGMLSCVRKAFALLERHYGLDYDLASVPAEDPKVYDMLSRGDSLGVFQVESRAQMAMLPRLRPRNFYDLVIEVAIVRPGPIQGDMVHPYLRRRDGIEPVEYPSEELRGVLGKTLGVPLFQEQAMKIAIVAAGFTPSEADQLRRAMATFKKTGQIGQFRNKMIEGMVERKYERDFAERCFRQIEGFGNYGFPESHAASFALLVYVSSWFKCRYPAVFAAALLNSQPMGFYAPAQIVRDAREHGVTVLPPDVNHSAWNCDLEPDGSGRFALRLGLRQIKGIREGDAEMIAACRGQGYRDPGELWRRAGITPAVLEMLARGDAFASMGLARREVFWAVRGLARAVTGPVRSDRDPGGLPLFLAAEVREQAHITLQEAAVHLPAAPLGEQVVEDYAALHLSLKAHPVGLLRPSLRGDGCIRCEDLDRTRDGKRVRLGGLVLVRQRPGTAKGIIFITLEDESSVANLIVWPDRFEQFRRIVLGAKFLGVTGLVQREGRVIHVVVEKLEDLTYRLGWLTDGTVDEAGFNGAIANADEVSRPQDDYREKPPRPKLPLHPAPNPEQIRPPKPLHTHPRNMKPDLKVISRNFH